The stretch of DNA TCGCCATTGGTCAAAAGATGCGCCTTGGCAGCATTGGAGCCTGGACTGCCATCAGCCCATATTTGGGAGGAGTGGGTAAGAGCTAGAGACATTTTCAGCAGACAAACAGTGATGAGGAGGCCCATGTGCTCTCTGGTGGAGAAGGAAGCAACCAGGTGATATGAGGCTGTAGGGTAATATGTTTACTTAGCGAGTCCTGAAGCCAACACTTTGTGAAGTGCCTCCACTTCATATTGTGAAAAGCAAAGTGTCTATTTTATGGATAAGGAAGTGATTTCATTATAATTAATGAAGCAGGACAGTGTTGAGCTCTAGTGCAGATCACTAACAGATGGAAACAGTTGGAGGTTGACAGGTGGATGGTAAGAATGTGTGACATTGCCCTTTAAGGTCATGATTTTGATTTTCTTCTATAACTCTCTTTTTAGGTCTTGCTAGTGTTGTGACTTCCCTGTATCTGTGTCTCTATTACAACATCATCAATGCATGGAGTTTCTGGTAcctctttcattcatttcaagtGAGCTGCTGATCAACAATAAAGGCCATTTGTTTACTGACAGACACTATATCAATACAAAGCACTGGCTTCCCTCTATATAGGCAGATAACACCCTGCACTGCTTTGTGTCCATGTCCTAGGCTGTCCTGCCTTGGGCTGAGTGCCCCATCAACTCCAACCGAACAGGGCCCATTGAGGAGTGTGAAAAGGCCACGTCTACCCAATACTTCTTCTATAGGGAGACGCTGgacatttcttcttccattGAAGTGAACGGAGGAATTCACACAGGCCAAGCTCTTTGCCTCGTGCTTGCCTGGTTGATCACCTACCTTTTTATTGTCCAAGGGGTAAAGTCAACTGGAAAGGTAAGGGGGGGACTGCTAGGGCCCCAAAAATACATACAGAGAGGTGCTTCAGTGTGCATTGTCAACTCAGGCCAACTCTTTAACTACAACTGagacacatttaacattaataacAGAGCATTTATGCTCACACTGTGATAACACTccagtaataaataataatccataattaatcaaattattttagTAAATGGACAGAGACATTTTCATGTTCACAATGTAAGTGTGAGCTACTGTTTAAATTTACTGTACATTGAACTTGTGTGTGATAACACAGGttaacacaacaacaataatttcTACTGATATCCTCCCACGTGAACTTTGACCCCCACTGCTGTGTGGCTGTATCTCTAGGTGGTGTATTTCACAGCCACATTTCCCTATGTGGTCCTCTTTATCTATCTGATCCGTGGCATCACTCTTCATGGGGCTGTTAATGGTGTCAAATACATGTTCACGCCCAAGGTGAGATTGTGTTtttacaacagaaacacacactgtgtaagTAAATGgtattttcagtttcacactTAGGTTTGTTGACAGTTTCACTCCAGTACAttaagttaaattaaataaaacacaatacagTATGATGCAAGCTGTGGAGTCATGggtatgtgtttgtgtccttaGATGGAGCAGCTTGCAAACCCCACCACATGGATCAACGCGGCCACTCAGATATTCTTCTCCCTAGGCCTGGGTTTCGGGTCCCTCATAGCTTTTTCCAGCTACAACCAGTACAACAACAACTTTGAGCGTCAGGCCATCATTATCTCCCTCATCAACAGTGGGACCTCCATCTTCGCCAGCATTGTCACCTTCTCTATCTATGGCTTTAAGGCCACAGTCAACTATGAGAACTGCCTGgagaagtgagtgtgtgtgtgtatatattcaGGTGGATTCTGGTATGTCTCTTATTCTGTTTTTTATGCACAGGTTTGTTTTCGTTCTAAAACCTGGTTTTACTCTCTTGAGTACGCCCCTAGTGTTTTAGTATTTTATTATAGTCATTATCGTAAAAGGGATTTCAGGGCAGCTGCAGggggtgacagcagcagcactatACTTAAAGGTAATTTTATTAAGTAAATTCATGTATAGCTCAAGTTCATTTTATAGGTGCCCTTAATGTAGTAAGTATCCTAAAAATCAATGTATTGATACTATAGTTGCTTGTATACtattttaatacatttcgtGACAAAATTGTTTCCAAAAGTCTGATGCTTGAAAGCGTCAGAATACTGCACAACTATTTtagagttgtttttttacagtataCACTGAACTAAACCATAAGTAATCTACTGGATGctaattatataattttttttccttaaaagttttttttccctttttttttatggtgttgATTTTTACAGGTAGCTACACACAACGGAGCTGCTAGCTCTCGATGTGACAGTGCTTACCACTGCACCACTGTCCCACCAGGATAATCAACTGAAATAATAGCTGGAAGTCTATTTAAGTAAGCTTGAAGTCTCTCATGTACACCAGCTGTTCACTACATAGGAAAATTCACACGACGTACTCTGgattaagggttagggttatttgtTTCCAACAAATATTGCATTGGATGTCAAACGataaaaatctgacatttcGGACGCAGTTTAAACCGTTATTAGTTAGATGTTAGATTTTGTGTCATATAGTTTCTGAATATAGTCTTCAACTTTGtgtaaaggcaaaaaaaatcaGTTGTACCTCTGTTAACTATAGACTCAGATTTTCCTGTATATTTCCTAGTATATGTCACTTAGTAGTACATAAAAGTACACTGAAAATATCCAGTGTGCTAATATCACAGAACAGAGGTATGGGTTGGGGATGTGTTGTTTAACTCAGATTAGACCCGCTGCCACTAATACTGAACTACACTGAGCTGGTTCTGAAGAAAACTACAGGGTTTGGGCAGTGGTGTTTAGTCTTGATGTATGggtccctctcctccttctccaggaTCCGCATCCTACTGCTGAATACCTTTAACCTAGCAGAGGACACTATCACCCTGGATAATGTCTATGAGTGGGTGCTGAAGCTGAATGCCTCTTACCCGCAAGAGTTTGCTGAGCTCAAACTTGTGAATTGCAGCATGGAGGCTGAACTAAATAATGTATGTTCCTCATCACACTCCTTCACAACagtacacaacagacacactgatCCACAATAATGGATTCACAAACTGAGAGAGTGAGCATACAGAGGGAAATATGAACTACAGTGCCACGTAAGAGAACAGGTGGCATTTAAttctctttctgttgttatGTTTCCTGAAACCAAGTTTAAAGTGATAACAACATGGTGGATATTAATGTTTACATTTGCTGATGTAGCAtatgcttttatccaaagcaacTTACAAAGAGGAATCTGTATAGCTGTGATTTCTAACTAAGACCAGCATTACAAGCTGTTAACTTACCAATCTTATCAAGAACCTTGGTCTTGAGGGTGAGAGGTTATAACATATTCGCTGAGCAGCCATGTCTGCGCCTTGGAGTCTATAGTGACTGAGCATTGGAAAGCTAGCTTTTAGGAAGCCAACAAGTAGAAGAACAGAAACAAGAGTTAACACTGGTGCTTGGTGGTTCCTCAAGACTAATAAATGCACTAATAAACAGATGCTTACACAAATATAGCTACCGCTAAAGTTATAGATAGTACCTTTAATATTGCCTGTGTTGCAGTTGGGTGGAGATCCTCTGATTTCAAACAGTAAAAGTAAAGAAACGAAATTTGAGCATCATCAGTTTTGGTGAGATGTggataaatttacattttctgcataAACACAGGGAAAGCTAATTTTAATACTTGGGATTCGTCCAATTAGCAACAGCGTCAGGTCACGTTTTGAAGAGTGAAAGAGACATGATTACCTGCTCCAGGTTATCACCTCAGTCCCATGGGTCAGTTTAGTTACACCATCAGGAAGTTTACAAAGAGTGACACGAAGGCTGTTTTGTCCCTTGAATTTTCACTTTGGACCTAATATAAAGCAGCCACAAAGTAATTTAATCCTTCATAATGGATCTAAGTCTCATTTTCCAGTCATGAACTTTGTTTCTGACCTGTTCCAGGCAGTGGAGGGGACAGGACTGGCCTTCATCGTGTACAGTGAGGCCATTAAAAACATGCCATTGTCCCCGGCGTGGTCAGTGCTGTATTTCATAATGCTCCTGCTGCTTGGAATGGGCAGCATGCTGGGCAACGTCACTGCCATCATTACCCCACTGAGAGACTTCAAGATCATCTCTTGTATTAGCAACGAGCTATTCAACGGTAAGGAGGGATCAGAATCCAGATAAGAGTCAGGTGTTGACTTGTAAAAGTACAGACCAATCAAAGGATGAAGTGACCAAAGACACTATGTGTCCTCTGGGGATTCATTATGAATGCTGTTCAGGcagcagatttaaataaatagacttattttttttaaaagagaaaaaaattaaatatacacaGGATCAAAGAAAAGAGTAAAtaagataatttttttaaatgtggaaaagattttttaaaatttcttcttATTGTTCCTCTAATATTAAGAAATactatgaatataaatatataaatatatattgaatTAGTTTTAAGagtctaatctaatctaataataTAAACTAACCAATATAAACCAtgtatttattgcattttaatattatattaaatggcatacattacatattttatgtaaataaagTAAGTCCAAATGTATTCACaatttttatctgtaaaaatatagaaacaatatttaattacatatttcatatctgtttatttatatttctagattcaatttatttttctcatatAGATTTATTTCATGCTTCTTCTTTGACATGTGTTGTACTACAGTGACTGTTAAAACAGTACTATGTGTACATTTAAGTTGTATGTCCGtgactcagtcagtgtgttaacTGCAGGTTTAgtgtgtctgttctgtctgcTGCTTGGCCTTGGCTTCACCACACCATCAGGGAACTATTGGTTCACCATGTTCAATGACTATGGAGccactttctccctcctctttatCGTCCTCATCGAGGTTATTGCTGTCAGTTACATCTATGGTATTAAAAGGTTTGTATGTCCGTGTGTGTCAGTTTGCCTTCAAGTCAGCTTGATTTGGCTGAGTGAGGAATCATATTATTTAATGATCTTATCATTATAGGTTTGAAAAAGATATACAGGACATGCTTGGTTGGCGTCCCAACTTGTACTGGAGGATCATGTGGCTGGTAATCAGCCCCCTTCTGCTCATTGCCCTCTTCATCTTCTACATTATCAAGTACATCCAAGGAGGGACGCCTACTTACCAAGCATGGAACAAAGAGCTGGTGAGCTTTGTGTTCCTTGTTATTGCTGTATTGGTACAGATACATATGCGTTCATACGGTGGAAGTCTCCTTGGTCTCCTTCAGGATCATATATCCTTGTACACATACTTTATGTAAAGCtatcatttaattttcactaTTTCACACTGAACTAACCCCTGATCTCCACTATAGTTCAGATCAAGGGGCAGAcaggtgggttagggttagggttagcctccctaaccctaacacaatCCTTATCCTAATCCCTAACCCAACCCTTCTGAGGGTCTGTGCTGGTCCATTTTACCATACGGCTCTAAACACCTGTACAAATGCTCAGGTTATTTATGTTCCATCGAAGAAAAAAATTTTAGATTGATTTTAGATTCAAAATCATCTTCTACAGTTGAGATTGTGTTTATTCTCCACAGTCAAAGCGGGAGGTATTCTGTTTTGTATTCTATTCTGTCTTCATTCTCATGACGAAAATATCTCAGTAACATATTGAGGGACTATGACTTCATAAAACATGcttttgctgtaaaaaaaaatctcccactAATTCTGACATCATTCAACACAAATATCTTATAAAGTAATTGGATGGACAGTTTACAATTACAACACTCAGGCATGagactgtaaacatgtttactgTAACTTGGTGGAGGAAACAACTATGACGAACTGATGTTGGTAATTTCTCAAGTGTCACTCACCTCTGCAGTTCTACTCTCAGTTATAAATGTAAGtgtttttttctcaaaagaTTCTATCTAAATTTTGCGCATTGACAGCACACCGTAGATGGGACAATTAAacataaaggaaaaaataaaaacaatatcatATAAGATATCAGGCCATAAAAAATGGTTTGGACATCAAAGTCCACATCCAGGACTCTGGGTCTCTCACACCAGAGGTGGCAGGCAGTTCAACCCAGCTGTTAACACATCATGTGACAGGGGCTTTAAGGGGCTGTGATCAGACAAAGCTCTTTCTTAACACCCAAACACAAAGGTCAGTTTCAACCAATATAAAGAACTGAGGGGCAAAGAGCATTAGGTCAGCAATAATGTTACACAACAGGCCATATTGTTTGAGACAGGGGCTTGTGGAACAATTGTCCTCATTTATTCAACAGGGAAACGTTAAAAACATGTAACTTGTATATGATTACACAATACAGATGAGAGTGAAATACTAAGTGTCCAGAGAGGCACACAGTGTGAGCCTCCGTCAGCCATCTGAGCTGAAAAAACTGATACTGGGCAATAATCCCAcctcctctgtctcagtgtgtctgaaTCTAGTTTTGACACAGTGGACTGTAGGAGACACACAGTGGCTGGGCCTCACTGACCTCTCTCCCTGATGGTGGACATTGTTTGAATAAATATGGacatgagaaaaataaacttaaactaCGTCAGCCCAGCATTCAACGTTTTATTGGTCACATGTTTGTAAAAGAGCATTCTACatacagtgaaattaaaaaggtGTAATTCTGTCTGTGTTGGGGCGTTACTGCTGGTGAAGACAACAACTCCCATGATCCAGCACTAACCCTTCATAATATCACCAAACTCTAGAGGCAGAAGTA from Echeneis naucrates chromosome 6, fEcheNa1.1, whole genome shotgun sequence encodes:
- the slc6a20 gene encoding sodium- and chloride-dependent transporter XTRP3, with the translated sequence MEKDGRPNWDNPMQFFLACVSYAVGLGNVWRFPYLCQMHGGGGFLIPYLIMLFLEGVPLFYLELAIGQKMRLGSIGAWTAISPYLGGVGLASVVTSLYLCLYYNIINAWSFWYLFHSFQAVLPWAECPINSNRTGPIEECEKATSTQYFFYRETLDISSSIEVNGGIHTGQALCLVLAWLITYLFIVQGVKSTGKVVYFTATFPYVVLFIYLIRGITLHGAVNGVKYMFTPKMEQLANPTTWINAATQIFFSLGLGFGSLIAFSSYNQYNNNFERQAIIISLINSGTSIFASIVTFSIYGFKATVNYENCLEKIRILLLNTFNLAEDTITLDNVYEWVLKLNASYPQEFAELKLVNCSMEAELNNAVEGTGLAFIVYSEAIKNMPLSPAWSVLYFIMLLLLGMGSMLGNVTAIITPLRDFKIISCISNELFNGLVCLFCLLLGLGFTTPSGNYWFTMFNDYGATFSLLFIVLIEVIAVSYIYGIKRFEKDIQDMLGWRPNLYWRIMWLVISPLLLIALFIFYIIKYIQGGTPTYQAWNKELGKSEVLDYPVFGQVFIGLLLVSSISCVPLTALYAFCKKRKHGNHHKWERSVNTVST